The following are encoded in a window of Mycobacterium sp. ELW1 genomic DNA:
- a CDS encoding KasA/KasB family beta-ketoacyl-ACP synthase: MTALRTGDGLADVVVTAVASTTALAPDAEETWQQLLEGGSGIRQLDKWFVHEYESPVRIGGALREDFDEHLNRVELRRLSYLGKMSTVVGRRLWAAAGSPEVDTSRLLVSIGTALANTEEIAEGAVDWHARGLRAMSPLAVQMHMPNAPAAAVGLERKARAGVLAPLMGDASGAGAIAQAWRHLVLGEADVAICGAVETQIEAVPVAAFHELGLLSTNNDDPAGACRPFDRHRDGMVLGEGAAMLLIETEEHAKARGAPILARLLGASTNSDAYDLLEPDPTGETAAAAISHAIDLAGLEPSDIDHVNAHATGTTSGDLAEARAIRRAFGGHTPAVYAPKAALGHSLGAAGAIEAVLTVQALRDGVVPATRNLKDLDPEIDLDVVADRPRRDDYRYAVSTTMGMGGYNVVLAFGAA; encoded by the coding sequence ATGACAGCGTTGCGGACCGGCGATGGACTCGCCGATGTGGTGGTCACGGCAGTGGCGTCGACGACTGCTCTGGCACCGGACGCCGAAGAAACCTGGCAGCAATTGCTCGAGGGCGGCAGCGGCATTCGCCAGCTCGACAAGTGGTTTGTGCACGAATATGAGTCGCCGGTGCGCATCGGCGGGGCGCTGCGTGAGGACTTCGACGAACACCTCAACCGGGTTGAGCTTCGCCGGCTGTCCTATCTGGGCAAGATGTCGACCGTGGTGGGTCGCCGGCTCTGGGCGGCCGCCGGCTCACCCGAGGTCGACACCAGTCGGCTGCTGGTCTCGATCGGCACGGCCCTGGCGAACACCGAAGAAATCGCCGAGGGCGCCGTCGACTGGCACGCCCGCGGTCTGCGGGCGATGTCACCGCTGGCGGTCCAGATGCACATGCCGAATGCGCCGGCCGCCGCGGTCGGGCTGGAACGCAAGGCCAGAGCCGGTGTGCTTGCGCCGTTGATGGGCGATGCATCCGGTGCGGGTGCGATCGCGCAGGCCTGGCGGCACCTTGTGTTGGGGGAGGCCGATGTCGCGATCTGCGGCGCGGTGGAGACCCAGATCGAGGCGGTGCCGGTGGCGGCCTTCCACGAGCTCGGCCTGCTGTCCACCAACAACGACGATCCGGCCGGCGCGTGCCGCCCCTTCGACCGGCATCGCGATGGGATGGTGCTCGGTGAGGGCGCCGCCATGTTGCTCATCGAAACCGAGGAGCATGCCAAGGCCCGCGGCGCGCCGATCCTGGCTCGTCTCCTGGGAGCTTCGACGAATTCCGACGCCTACGACCTCCTCGAACCGGACCCGACCGGAGAGACGGCCGCTGCCGCGATCTCCCACGCGATCGACCTGGCCGGGCTGGAGCCATCCGACATCGACCACGTCAACGCCCATGCCACCGGAACGACGTCGGGGGACCTCGCCGAGGCCCGCGCGATCCGGCGCGCCTTCGGCGGCCACACGCCCGCGGTCTACGCGCCCAAGGCGGCGCTCGGTCACTCGTTGGGTGCCGCGGGTGCGATCGAGGCGGTGCTCACTGTGCAAGCCCTGCGCGACGGTGTCGTGCCGGCCACCCGCAACCTGAAGGACCTCGATCCCGAGATCGACCTCGACGTGGTGGCGGACCGGCCGCGCCGAGATGACTACCGCTATGCCGTCAGCACCACGATGGGCATGGGTGGCTACAACGTGGTGCTGGCGTTCGGTGCCGCCTGA
- a CDS encoding N(5)-(carboxyethyl)ornithine synthase: protein MSKSSEDPQLSLGVLARSRKENELRLPIHPSHIDRIDAALRERMFLEHGFGEHFGVTDETLAGLVAGIKPRDQLIAECDVILLPKVQAEDLAEMNVGQVVWGWPHCVQDAALTQAAIDRRLTIIAFEAMNHWHADGSFALHVFHKNNELAGYCSVLHAMQLAGITGSYGRRLRAAVIGFGATARGAVTALNAHGVDDVRVLTNRDAAAVASPIHSTQIFKMWQDPDDAARTWADTPDGPAPAATLLADNDIVVNCVLQNPESPLIFVTADELEAFAPGSLIVDVSCDTGMGFSWARPTSFTDPVITVGSGVYYYAVDHSPSYLWNSATWEISEALLPHISTVLAGPDAWDSSTTISRAVEIRDGVVRNPTILSFQHRAQDYPHQVTT from the coding sequence ATGTCGAAAAGCTCTGAGGATCCTCAACTTTCACTGGGCGTGCTCGCTCGGTCGCGCAAGGAGAACGAGCTTCGGCTACCCATCCATCCCTCGCATATCGACAGAATCGACGCCGCGCTGCGAGAGCGGATGTTTCTCGAGCATGGCTTTGGCGAGCACTTCGGCGTCACTGACGAGACTCTGGCCGGGCTGGTCGCCGGGATCAAGCCGCGTGACCAGTTGATCGCGGAGTGTGACGTCATCCTGCTGCCCAAGGTTCAGGCCGAAGACCTCGCCGAGATGAACGTCGGGCAAGTGGTCTGGGGATGGCCACACTGTGTCCAGGACGCTGCGTTGACCCAGGCCGCCATCGACCGGCGGTTGACGATCATCGCGTTCGAGGCGATGAACCATTGGCACGCCGATGGTTCCTTCGCCCTCCACGTATTCCACAAGAACAATGAACTCGCCGGTTATTGCTCCGTCCTGCATGCGATGCAGTTGGCCGGCATCACCGGCAGTTATGGCCGACGGTTGCGGGCGGCGGTGATCGGTTTCGGTGCGACCGCTCGTGGAGCGGTCACCGCGCTCAATGCGCACGGCGTCGACGACGTGCGGGTGCTCACCAACCGCGACGCGGCCGCGGTGGCCTCGCCGATTCACTCCACCCAGATCTTCAAGATGTGGCAGGACCCCGACGACGCCGCGCGCACGTGGGCGGACACCCCCGACGGTCCTGCGCCGGCAGCGACACTGCTGGCCGACAACGACATCGTCGTCAACTGCGTCCTCCAGAATCCCGAGTCGCCGCTGATCTTCGTGACCGCCGACGAACTCGAGGCGTTCGCTCCCGGCAGCCTGATCGTCGACGTCTCCTGTGACACCGGGATGGGCTTCAGCTGGGCCCGGCCGACGTCGTTCACCGACCCGGTCATCACCGTGGGTTCCGGCGTGTACTACTACGCCGTCGACCACAGCCCGTCGTACCTGTGGAATTCGGCGACGTGGGAAATCAGTGAGGCGTTGCTGCCGCACATCTCGACAGTCCTGGCCGGACCGGACGCCTGGGACAGCAGCACGACGATCTCCCGGGCTGTAGAGATTCGCGACGGTGTTGTCCGCAACCCCACCATCTTGTCGTTCCAGCATCGCGCGCAGGACTACCCACACCAGGTGACGACGTAA
- a CDS encoding TetR/AcrR family transcriptional regulator — MTTQQEAALSHKERLFRAGAKLFYENGFHGTTIDAVLAEAGVPKGSFYHHFGSKDAFGQAVLSRYMGSQGELVATWAARTDLSTAEKVTGYYRDMSQVFVKSGFQTACLTGKFSTEVAATSDVFRPQLAGQIDGWKARLSTLFAAGQKKGDVRQDRPAEDLADVVLALIQGSFVLTLSTRDEHTLATVCDTIRQLIEPPN; from the coding sequence ATGACGACGCAGCAGGAAGCGGCGCTCTCGCACAAGGAGCGGCTCTTTCGCGCTGGCGCGAAGTTGTTCTATGAAAACGGCTTCCACGGAACCACGATCGACGCCGTCCTCGCGGAGGCCGGCGTGCCGAAGGGCTCGTTCTACCACCACTTCGGCTCCAAGGATGCGTTCGGCCAAGCCGTCTTGAGCCGGTACATGGGGTCCCAGGGTGAACTGGTCGCGACGTGGGCCGCCAGAACCGACCTGTCGACCGCCGAGAAGGTGACCGGCTACTACCGGGATATGTCGCAGGTCTTCGTCAAATCAGGTTTCCAGACGGCGTGCCTGACCGGAAAATTCTCCACGGAGGTGGCCGCCACCTCTGACGTCTTCCGGCCGCAGCTGGCCGGACAGATCGATGGGTGGAAGGCGCGGCTCTCAACGCTGTTCGCGGCCGGTCAGAAGAAAGGCGACGTCCGCCAGGACCGTCCGGCCGAGGACCTCGCCGATGTGGTGCTCGCTCTCATTCAGGGTTCCTTCGTGTTGACGTTGTCGACCCGGGACGAGCACACACTCGCGACGGTGTGCGACACGATCCGGCAACTCATCGAACCCCCGAACTGA
- a CDS encoding cold-shock protein — MAQGTVKWFNGEKGFGFIAPDSGEQDLFVHYSEIQGNGYKSLEENQRVQFEVGQGPKGPQATRVSAV, encoded by the coding sequence ATGGCACAGGGAACTGTGAAATGGTTCAACGGCGAAAAGGGCTTCGGCTTCATCGCTCCTGACAGTGGCGAGCAGGATCTGTTCGTGCACTACTCGGAAATCCAGGGCAACGGCTACAAGTCGCTCGAGGAGAACCAGCGAGTCCAGTTCGAGGTCGGACAGGGACCCAAGGGCCCCCAGGCCACGCGGGTTTCCGCGGTCTGA
- a CDS encoding cyclopropane mycolic acid synthase family methyltransferase, with the protein MTDTPRTTSPSSQWLSKSASQTRGSDKKEVQFHYDISNDFFKLWQDPTQTYSCAYFERDDMTLEEAQMAKVDLSLGKLGLEPGMTLLDIGCGWGSTIQRAVEKYDVNVIGLTLSENQKQHIEQNRFPNIDTSRSMEVRLQPWEEFDGKVDRIVSIGAFEHFGFNKYDDYFKKTFSWMPDDGVMLLHTIIIPEDEEIKAKKLPLTMSRVRFIKFIMDEIYPGGRLPLASMVRQHAVTAGYDVTREQHLQAHYARTLDTWAANLEAKKDEAIAITSEEIYERFDKYLTGCADLFRNGYTDICQFTCEKAIG; encoded by the coding sequence GTGACTGACACACCCCGTACAACGTCTCCCTCATCGCAGTGGCTGTCGAAGTCCGCGTCCCAGACTCGCGGGTCGGACAAGAAGGAAGTGCAGTTCCACTACGACATTTCCAACGACTTCTTCAAGCTGTGGCAGGACCCCACCCAGACGTACAGCTGTGCCTATTTCGAGCGCGACGACATGACCCTCGAAGAAGCTCAGATGGCCAAGGTCGACCTCTCCTTGGGCAAGCTCGGTCTGGAGCCCGGCATGACTCTGCTGGACATCGGCTGCGGCTGGGGCTCGACGATCCAGCGCGCCGTGGAGAAGTACGACGTGAACGTCATCGGCCTGACGCTGTCGGAGAACCAGAAGCAGCACATCGAGCAGAACCGGTTCCCGAACATCGACACCAGCCGCAGCATGGAAGTTCGGCTGCAGCCGTGGGAAGAGTTCGACGGGAAGGTCGACCGGATCGTGTCGATCGGCGCCTTCGAGCATTTCGGCTTCAACAAGTACGACGACTACTTCAAGAAGACCTTCAGCTGGATGCCCGACGACGGGGTGATGCTGCTACACACGATCATCATTCCGGAGGACGAGGAGATCAAAGCCAAGAAGCTTCCGCTGACGATGTCGCGGGTGCGCTTCATCAAATTCATCATGGACGAGATCTATCCCGGTGGCCGGCTGCCGCTCGCCTCGATGGTCCGTCAGCACGCCGTCACAGCCGGCTACGACGTGACCCGCGAGCAGCACCTGCAGGCGCACTACGCCCGCACGCTGGACACCTGGGCAGCGAACTTGGAAGCCAAGAAGGACGAGGCGATCGCGATCACGTCCGAAGAGATCTACGAGCGCTTCGACAAGTACCTGACGGGGTGCGCGGATCTGTTCCGCAACGGCTACACCGACATATGCCAGTTCACGTGTGAAAAGGCAATCGGTTAG
- a CDS encoding Ig-like domain-containing protein encodes MTLSRRARGACLGVVLAVLAVLGGVVVTSAPHCPEHCRTEAAALNPQPAPSKDPAAVTLTPADGATDVDPLGGITVVANSGMLTHVTMVNDADKAIPGIVTPDFKTWKPTVPLGYGRSYTLTVEARGPGGVPSTMSSTFQTLVPSDQTQVSFTAAGWQPIDGARVGIGTVVVAHFGEPISDRAAAEQHLSVTTNPPVRGSWYWMDDQTAHWRPEKYYAPGTSVTVRANIYGVPLGDGLYGEQDSAATFTIGDAHVSVADDTTKQVSVFDNGKLVRTMPTSMGRGGTETIGGQTLSFWTPPGVYTVMDKANPVIMDSSTYGLPINSRLGYRETIPYATRISPDGIYLHQLNATVWAQGNTDTSHGCLNLSGENAAWFYDFSVPGDVVEVKNTGGPPLQLTQNGDWTVPWSEWLKGSALH; translated from the coding sequence TTGACCTTGAGTCGTCGTGCCCGTGGAGCCTGCCTCGGCGTGGTTCTGGCGGTGCTGGCCGTGCTCGGCGGAGTCGTCGTCACCTCCGCGCCGCACTGCCCGGAGCACTGCCGTACTGAGGCCGCGGCCCTCAATCCACAGCCGGCGCCGTCGAAGGACCCGGCCGCCGTCACCCTGACGCCGGCCGATGGCGCCACCGACGTCGACCCGCTGGGCGGGATCACCGTCGTCGCCAACTCCGGCATGCTGACCCACGTCACGATGGTCAACGACGCCGACAAGGCGATCCCGGGGATCGTCACGCCGGACTTCAAGACCTGGAAGCCGACCGTGCCGCTGGGCTACGGGCGCTCCTACACCCTCACCGTCGAGGCCCGCGGCCCCGGAGGTGTGCCGTCGACGATGTCGTCGACGTTCCAGACGCTGGTGCCCAGCGATCAGACCCAGGTGTCGTTCACGGCGGCGGGCTGGCAGCCGATCGACGGTGCCCGGGTGGGGATCGGCACCGTCGTCGTGGCGCACTTCGGCGAGCCGATCAGCGACCGGGCCGCCGCTGAGCAGCACCTGTCGGTCACCACCAACCCGCCGGTGCGCGGATCCTGGTATTGGATGGACGACCAAACCGCCCACTGGCGTCCCGAAAAGTACTACGCCCCAGGCACTTCGGTGACGGTGCGAGCCAACATCTACGGGGTGCCGCTCGGTGACGGCTTGTACGGCGAACAGGATTCCGCCGCGACATTCACCATCGGCGATGCGCACGTCTCCGTCGCCGACGACACGACCAAGCAGGTCAGCGTCTTCGACAACGGCAAGTTGGTCCGGACCATGCCGACCTCGATGGGCCGGGGTGGCACCGAGACGATCGGCGGGCAGACCCTGTCGTTCTGGACGCCGCCCGGTGTCTACACCGTGATGGATAAGGCCAACCCGGTGATCATGGACTCGTCCACTTATGGGCTGCCCATCAACTCGCGGCTGGGCTATCGCGAAACAATCCCGTATGCCACTCGCATCAGCCCGGACGGCATCTACCTGCATCAGCTGAACGCGACAGTGTGGGCGCAGGGCAATACCGACACCTCGCACGGCTGCCTGAACCTCAGCGGGGAGAATGCCGCCTGGTTCTACGACTTCTCTGTGCCCGGTGACGTGGTTGAGGTGAAGAACACCGGTGGCCCGCCCCTGCAGCTGACCCAGAACGGCGACTGGACGGTGCCGTGGAGCGAATGGCTCAAAGGCAGTGCACTGCACTGA
- a CDS encoding Ig-like domain-containing protein, producing MVFSRPARTASLVVGVLLLAVLVSDVAGLPGCQGVCKTATATAQVQLPPAPPKPPMLGIAPANGSTDLSPLSRVSAQVVGGSLTNVSLVDDYGNTLAGALSPDGTSWQPAKPLKYGRTYTMQVASQGASGVPLTRTTKFSTASPDYLTHVYLETPGGLPIHDDVRYGIGTIIAARFDEDISDKAAAERNLVVTTNPPVQGSWYWVDDRTAHWRPAKYYAPGTTVSVAANIFGVRVGDGMYGEENEKATFTIGDAHVSIADDTTKTVSVFDNGKLVRSMPTSMGQGGYQTIAGRTFSFWTPPGVYTVIDKAESVTMDSSTYGLPVASSMGYKVKIPYATRISTDGIYLHQLNDTTWAQGNTNVSHGCLNLNGSNASWFFNFSQPGDVVEVKNTGGPKLEIWQNGDWSLPWGEWLKGSALTPKP from the coding sequence GTGGTCTTTTCCCGTCCCGCTCGCACGGCCAGCCTGGTGGTGGGGGTGTTGCTTCTCGCTGTTCTGGTGAGCGATGTCGCCGGGCTGCCGGGATGCCAGGGCGTGTGCAAGACCGCCACCGCGACCGCCCAGGTGCAGTTGCCGCCCGCGCCGCCGAAGCCACCGATGCTCGGCATCGCACCGGCGAACGGTTCGACCGATCTGAGCCCGCTGAGCCGGGTCTCGGCTCAGGTGGTCGGGGGCAGCTTGACGAACGTCTCGCTGGTCGACGACTACGGCAACACTCTGGCGGGCGCGTTGTCGCCGGACGGTACCTCGTGGCAGCCTGCCAAGCCGCTCAAGTACGGGCGTACCTACACGATGCAGGTCGCCAGCCAAGGCGCCAGTGGCGTGCCGCTCACGCGGACGACCAAGTTCTCCACCGCCTCACCTGACTACCTCACCCACGTGTACCTCGAGACGCCGGGCGGCCTGCCCATCCACGACGACGTCCGCTACGGCATCGGCACGATCATCGCCGCACGCTTCGACGAAGACATCTCCGACAAGGCGGCCGCGGAACGCAACCTGGTGGTGACCACCAACCCACCGGTACAGGGATCCTGGTACTGGGTCGACGACAGGACCGCCCACTGGCGCCCGGCCAAGTACTACGCGCCAGGCACGACCGTGTCGGTGGCCGCCAACATCTTCGGAGTGCGAGTCGGCGACGGGATGTACGGCGAGGAAAACGAGAAGGCCACCTTCACCATCGGCGATGCGCACGTCTCCATCGCCGACGACACCACCAAGACGGTCAGTGTGTTCGACAACGGCAAACTGGTTCGATCGATGCCCACGTCGATGGGGCAGGGTGGGTACCAAACCATTGCGGGACGGACGTTTTCGTTCTGGACGCCACCCGGGGTGTACACCGTGATCGACAAAGCCGAATCGGTGACCATGGACTCGTCGACCTACGGTCTGCCGGTGGCCTCGTCGATGGGCTACAAGGTGAAGATCCCGTACGCCACCAGGATCAGCACCGACGGCATCTATCTGCATCAGCTGAATGACACGACGTGGGCGCAGGGCAATACCAACGTGTCGCACGGCTGCCTGAATCTCAACGGTTCGAACGCCTCGTGGTTCTTCAATTTCTCGCAGCCCGGTGACGTGGTGGAGGTCAAGAACACCGGCGGCCCGAAGCTGGAGATCTGGCAGAACGGTGACTGGTCGCTGCCGTGGGGCGAATGGTTGAAAGGCAGTGCGCTGACGCCGAAGCCGTAG
- the usfY gene encoding protein UsfY, translating to MKGAYRDPVDHSRTTQPHAGESFIDTLWLPGLFLIALGVMGLVGVIAALAYNHHELLLMLGSIAAGLLIIGALLIMAEHHRVVRVERRWLAEHPGHTYRHTA from the coding sequence ATGAAGGGTGCATATCGCGATCCGGTGGATCACTCCCGAACGACACAGCCGCACGCCGGCGAATCGTTCATCGACACGCTCTGGCTTCCCGGCCTGTTCCTCATCGCGCTCGGCGTGATGGGGCTGGTCGGCGTCATCGCTGCGCTGGCCTACAACCATCACGAACTGCTCCTGATGCTGGGCTCGATTGCCGCAGGGCTGCTGATTATCGGGGCGCTGCTGATCATGGCCGAGCATCACCGGGTGGTGCGCGTTGAGCGTCGTTGGCTGGCGGAACACCCCGGCCACACGTATCGCCACACCGCGTAG
- a CDS encoding cyclopropane mycolic acid synthase family methyltransferase: protein MTESGSGSTQLRPAYEDVQAHYDLSNDFFALFQDPSRTYSCAYFEREDSTLEEAQLAKIDLALDKLDLQPGMTLLDVGCGWGSVMKRAAQRFDVNTLGLTLSRNQRALGQEVLDAVETKRSRQIQLRGWEEFDEPVDRIVSIEAFEAFPKDRYAAFFDTCHRVMPDDGRMVLQTIMGHPLKRWPELGIPIVMSDLKFMRFISKEIFPGGAVPCDEDVVEFSEKAGFAVEELQYLTPHYVRTLDIWSERLEAARDRAIEVTSVEVYDRYMRYLVGCSDFFRRGVSEVGQFTLVKR, encoded by the coding sequence ATGACGGAAAGTGGTTCAGGTTCAACGCAGCTGCGCCCGGCCTACGAGGATGTCCAGGCGCACTACGATCTCTCGAACGACTTCTTCGCGCTCTTCCAGGATCCGTCGCGCACCTACAGCTGCGCGTACTTCGAGCGTGAGGACTCCACGCTCGAAGAAGCGCAGCTCGCGAAAATCGATCTGGCGCTGGACAAGTTGGACTTACAGCCCGGAATGACATTGCTTGACGTCGGCTGCGGCTGGGGCTCGGTGATGAAGCGTGCAGCGCAAAGATTCGACGTGAACACACTCGGTTTGACGTTGAGCAGAAATCAACGCGCACTGGGCCAAGAGGTGCTTGATGCCGTCGAGACCAAGCGGTCTCGGCAAATTCAGCTGCGCGGTTGGGAAGAGTTCGACGAGCCGGTCGATCGGATCGTCAGTATCGAAGCGTTCGAGGCGTTTCCGAAGGATCGCTACGCCGCGTTCTTCGACACGTGCCACCGCGTGATGCCCGACGACGGGCGAATGGTGTTGCAGACCATCATGGGCCACCCGCTGAAGCGCTGGCCGGAGCTCGGGATTCCGATCGTGATGTCGGACCTGAAGTTCATGCGGTTCATCTCCAAGGAGATCTTCCCCGGCGGGGCGGTGCCGTGCGACGAGGATGTCGTCGAATTCTCGGAGAAGGCCGGCTTCGCGGTCGAAGAGCTTCAATACCTGACGCCGCACTACGTGCGCACCCTCGACATCTGGTCGGAGCGACTGGAGGCTGCGCGGGATCGGGCCATCGAGGTGACGTCGGTCGAGGTGTACGACCGCTACATGCGCTACCTCGTGGGCTGCTCGGACTTCTTCCGCCGGGGTGTGTCCGAAGTCGGGCAGTTCACCTTGGTCAAGCGCTGA
- a CDS encoding NYN domain-containing protein codes for MTEPGAARVAVYLDFDNIVISRYDQVNGRNSFQRDKAKGLENAKLTRARVDVGAILDFASSFGTVVLTRAYADWSAGVNAEYQQQLVGRAVDLVQLFPAAAYGKNGADIRLAVDAVEDMFRLPDLTHVVIVAGDSDYIPLAQRCKRLGRYVVGIGVAGSSSRALAAACDDFVIYDSLPGVPEVEPTAAEESPKRTKRASADKESPDPQTAATALLQRALQIGLGKDDADWLHNSAVKAQMKRMDPSFSEKSLGFKSFSDFLRSRTDVVELDESSTTRMVKLR; via the coding sequence ATGACCGAACCTGGCGCTGCACGCGTTGCGGTGTACCTCGACTTCGACAACATCGTCATCTCCCGCTACGACCAGGTCAACGGCCGCAACTCTTTTCAGCGCGACAAGGCCAAGGGTTTGGAGAACGCCAAGTTGACCCGGGCGCGCGTCGACGTGGGGGCGATCCTGGATTTCGCGTCGTCGTTCGGGACGGTGGTATTGACGCGCGCGTACGCCGATTGGTCGGCCGGGGTGAACGCGGAGTACCAGCAGCAGCTGGTGGGCCGGGCGGTGGACTTGGTGCAGCTGTTCCCAGCGGCGGCTTATGGAAAGAACGGTGCCGACATCCGGCTGGCCGTCGACGCCGTCGAAGACATGTTCCGGCTGCCCGACCTCACGCACGTGGTGATCGTGGCCGGCGATTCCGACTACATCCCGCTCGCTCAGCGCTGCAAGCGGCTGGGCCGCTATGTGGTCGGCATCGGTGTGGCCGGGTCGTCGAGCCGGGCGCTCGCGGCAGCCTGCGACGATTTCGTCATCTACGACTCGCTGCCCGGTGTCCCGGAGGTCGAGCCGACGGCAGCCGAGGAATCACCGAAGCGGACCAAGCGCGCGTCGGCCGACAAGGAGTCGCCCGATCCACAGACCGCGGCCACTGCGCTGCTGCAGCGGGCGCTGCAGATCGGCCTTGGCAAGGACGACGCCGACTGGCTGCACAATTCGGCGGTCAAAGCCCAGATGAAGCGGATGGACCCGTCCTTCTCGGAGAAGTCCTTGGGGTTCAAGTCGTTCAGCGACTTCCTGCGATCCCGCACCGACGTCGTGGAGCTCGACGAAAGCTCCACGACTCGGATGGTCAAGCTGCGTTAG
- a CDS encoding DEAD/DEAH box helicase, whose product MNPELTFADLGVRPSLVRALSDGGITHPFPIQVSTLPDTLAGRDVLGRGKTGSGKTLAFSIPLVSRLADTTRRSSRPSGLVLAPTRELATQITAALQPLAEAAGLRVTTIFGGVPQNKQVKALQAGVDIVVACPGRLEDLMRQRLITLDAVEITVIDEADHMADLGFLPGVTRILAATPAGGQRLLFSATLDNGVDKLVTRFLRDQVSHAVDSDTSPVDAMTHHVFHVAGVDAKKDLVHALASGTGRRILFLRTKHHARKLAKQLTQAGIPSVDLHGNLSQPARDRNLAAFAAGTARVLVATDIAARGVHVDDVELVVHIDPPAEHKAYLHRSGRTARAGRSGDVVTVVLPEQRRDTQALLRKAGIKATPQQVSADSEPVQALVGEVAAYQAPAPAAAPAAPRRASTPGRGRGGQARGGQSGQPRGGQSRGGQSGSNQAHGGGQPGRRRARRPRSAVGTN is encoded by the coding sequence ATGAATCCCGAATTGACGTTCGCCGATCTCGGCGTGCGCCCTTCATTGGTGCGCGCACTGTCCGACGGCGGCATCACCCATCCCTTCCCGATCCAGGTCTCGACCCTGCCGGACACTCTGGCCGGCCGCGACGTGCTCGGTCGGGGCAAGACCGGCAGCGGCAAGACGCTGGCGTTCTCTATTCCGCTGGTCAGCCGGCTGGCTGACACCACCCGTCGCTCATCCCGACCCTCGGGCCTGGTCCTGGCGCCGACCCGTGAGCTGGCCACCCAGATCACCGCGGCGCTGCAACCGCTGGCTGAGGCTGCCGGTCTGCGGGTCACCACCATCTTCGGTGGCGTTCCGCAGAACAAGCAGGTCAAGGCTCTGCAGGCCGGCGTCGACATCGTCGTTGCCTGCCCCGGACGCCTGGAAGACCTGATGCGCCAGCGTCTGATCACCCTCGACGCGGTCGAGATCACCGTGATCGACGAGGCCGACCACATGGCCGACCTGGGCTTCCTGCCCGGCGTCACCCGGATCCTCGCCGCCACCCCGGCCGGCGGACAGCGCCTGCTGTTCTCGGCGACGCTGGACAACGGCGTCGACAAGCTGGTGACCCGGTTCCTTCGCGACCAGGTGTCGCACGCGGTGGACTCGGACACGTCGCCGGTCGACGCGATGACCCACCACGTGTTCCACGTGGCCGGCGTCGACGCCAAGAAGGACTTGGTGCACGCCTTGGCCTCGGGCACCGGACGCCGAATCCTGTTCCTGCGCACCAAGCATCACGCCCGCAAGTTGGCCAAGCAGCTCACCCAGGCCGGCATTCCGTCAGTTGATCTGCACGGCAACCTTTCTCAGCCGGCCCGCGACCGCAACCTGGCGGCATTCGCCGCCGGGACGGCCCGGGTTCTGGTCGCGACCGACATCGCCGCCCGCGGTGTCCACGTCGACGACGTCGAGCTGGTCGTCCACATCGACCCGCCCGCCGAGCACAAGGCATACCTGCATCGCTCAGGTCGTACCGCGCGAGCGGGACGGAGCGGCGACGTGGTCACCGTGGTGCTGCCCGAGCAGCGCCGCGACACCCAGGCGCTGCTGCGCAAGGCCGGCATCAAGGCCACCCCGCAACAGGTTTCGGCAGATTCGGAACCCGTGCAGGCACTGGTCGGTGAGGTCGCCGCATACCAGGCTCCGGCACCCGCGGCGGCGCCCGCCGCCCCTCGCCGCGCGTCCACCCCGGGTCGCGGCCGTGGTGGCCAGGCTCGTGGTGGCCAGTCGGGCCAGCCTCGCGGCGGTCAGTCTCGCGGCGGCCAGTCCGGCAGCAATCAAGCTCACGGTGGTGGCCAGCCCGGCCGCCGTCGTGCCCGTCGGCCGCGCTCAGCGGTTGGCACCAACTAG
- a CDS encoding class I SAM-dependent methyltransferase codes for MADADGVRWDGKYAGRTAGSPRLPEVFAPYADELPTAGQALELACGFGQASVWLAERGLTVWGVDVSAVAIQQSQGLAARRGVGDRCRFSVADLDDGLPPGPPAAMILCHRFRDPALYSAMSDRLAAGGLLAVSVLSEVDAEPGPFRARAGELQRAFAGLQPLSAGEGAGQAWLLARRPRR; via the coding sequence GTGGCCGATGCCGATGGTGTCCGCTGGGACGGCAAATATGCGGGCCGGACAGCCGGGTCGCCGCGTCTGCCCGAGGTGTTCGCGCCATACGCCGACGAGCTCCCGACAGCGGGCCAGGCGCTGGAGTTGGCCTGCGGATTCGGGCAGGCGTCCGTCTGGCTGGCTGAGCGTGGGCTGACCGTGTGGGGCGTGGATGTGTCGGCCGTGGCGATCCAGCAATCACAGGGCCTGGCCGCTCGCCGCGGAGTCGGCGACCGCTGCAGGTTTTCGGTCGCAGATCTCGACGACGGACTTCCCCCGGGGCCGCCGGCCGCGATGATCCTGTGCCATCGGTTCCGCGATCCGGCACTCTATTCCGCGATGAGCGACCGACTGGCGGCCGGCGGTCTGCTGGCGGTCAGTGTGCTCAGCGAGGTCGACGCCGAGCCTGGGCCGTTCCGCGCCCGCGCCGGTGAACTCCAGCGTGCCTTCGCCGGATTGCAGCCGTTGTCAGCCGGGGAGGGCGCCGGCCAAGCCTGGCTGCTGGCGCGCCGTCCCCGCCGCTAA